In the genome of Hymenobacter taeanensis, one region contains:
- a CDS encoding sensor histidine kinase has translation MSNRYSRAPEVVLRLAASRLQQQVLSAEETANQEAAALAQEVAANTISFRSLVGHTTYPTFIFRGEKLLYWSDHIVRPGPEYATQVYEDKVVETRFGKFLTIRHVAGPYVILTYVPLEMGYGISNRYLREGSERALFRDLMVQIVQETATTKLPRIYSENGKYLFSIESLQSDPITGRYLPLGLLLVGFGLYLAACLQLARRFFNQGRVVEGAATVVLSLALFRAVMLYLGLPFSFIELRLFDPRVYAASWLSPSLGDLLLNAMLFVVAAYYTLLLFRRYGVLRWTQHAAGTPRWIVGGVAVLTFFGLLELLFDFYTSSFNNSLLVLDITQSIQFSSIKALLCLAIVLHTVGYLIGFYLLSLVFVSIMRPSTRRLGITLLLFASVLILPFGLVFEQIDLILLGVTLLFFLVLRITGLKTRGAVLPYQVYLFIFLMLGVSSAVGALALYEHFDQQLLLNKQTIANNLLVDNDLQGEYLLAERAVDMAHDPGLRTMLASPFINLDLIRQKVAKYYLRGYFDKYEVNITLFGPNDLAVGMPGSLQQMREFLLQQAVPTDHPNIYLLRGTTSFVSRRYAAFLPVPMAEGDTSHVVLELSLKKLTANSVVPELLMDQKYFQPGLGAELSYAGYENNRLVYSEGNFDYINQLPSTLLRDPRLYSTGLSIDGFQHLGVRGPKGQNRVVVVTTATYSFADWLANFSFLFLLFTCFWVVALGGYLLVRGQYVELLRTNFSTKIQLFLNLGILVPLLVVSIATASQVTNSYKRDLRRLYQRRAQAVQDNLLKNRDLLADSASRVDLVELAENVSGLTETDLNLYNAQGELLVSSQPLIFESGLLSTLINPHAVAELREGGKPRVLLTEQAGSLSFNALYLPLRATATAPGRPGAVLGYVGIPFFDSEKDLDNKLTELISTILNIFTVMFILFLVLAFLASRILTNPLKLITEKLRQTTLTGQNERLAYESEDEIGLLVREYNHMLVKLEDSKKELATQEKEAAWREMARQVAHEIKNPLTPMKLSLQFLQKAIQEQRPNTEELIGKISQTLITQIDVLSDIATSFSTFTNLPAMKPERLDVATVLRRCVALHQGGGNRKIEVRLPPDAEEGRYVVYADENLLVRTFNNLLINAVQAVPADRMAHIVASLELLAGDKVRICIQDNGSGIPDEVKEKIFVPNFTTKEKGSGIGLAVARRGIESAGGAIWFETKVDEGTTFCIDLPLAG, from the coding sequence GTGAGCAACCGGTACAGCCGGGCGCCAGAGGTGGTACTGCGTTTAGCTGCCTCCCGCTTGCAGCAGCAGGTATTATCAGCGGAAGAAACAGCCAACCAGGAAGCTGCAGCCTTAGCGCAGGAAGTAGCCGCTAATACCATCAGCTTTCGGTCATTGGTAGGCCATACCACGTACCCAACGTTTATTTTTCGGGGAGAGAAGCTGCTCTATTGGTCAGACCACATTGTGCGGCCTGGACCCGAGTATGCTACCCAAGTATATGAGGATAAGGTAGTAGAAACGAGGTTTGGCAAATTCCTGACCATACGTCACGTGGCCGGGCCTTACGTAATTCTGACGTACGTACCCCTGGAAATGGGGTACGGCATCAGCAACCGATATCTACGGGAAGGCTCAGAGCGGGCTCTGTTCCGTGACCTGATGGTGCAGATTGTGCAAGAGACTGCAACCACCAAACTTCCGCGCATCTACTCCGAGAATGGAAAGTACCTGTTCTCCATAGAAAGCCTGCAGTCAGACCCTATTACGGGCCGTTACTTACCGCTAGGCTTGTTGCTAGTGGGGTTTGGGCTTTACTTGGCGGCTTGCCTGCAACTGGCCCGTAGGTTCTTTAACCAAGGGCGCGTGGTAGAAGGCGCCGCTACGGTTGTCCTGTCGTTGGCCTTGTTCAGAGCGGTTATGCTGTATCTGGGCCTGCCGTTTTCCTTTATTGAGTTGCGGCTCTTCGACCCGCGCGTGTATGCAGCTTCCTGGTTGTCGCCTTCTCTGGGCGACCTGTTGCTGAATGCCATGCTATTTGTGGTGGCCGCCTACTATACGCTGCTGCTGTTTCGGCGCTACGGTGTACTACGCTGGACTCAGCACGCCGCAGGCACGCCGCGCTGGATAGTGGGTGGGGTAGCGGTGTTAACCTTCTTTGGACTGCTGGAGCTCCTTTTTGATTTTTATACCAGCAGCTTCAACAACTCTCTGCTGGTGCTCGATATCACCCAGAGCATTCAGTTCAGCTCCATTAAAGCCCTGCTGTGCCTGGCCATTGTGCTGCACACCGTAGGATACCTGATTGGCTTTTATCTGCTTTCGCTGGTATTTGTGAGCATTATGCGGCCCAGTACACGGCGCTTGGGTATTACGCTCCTGCTCTTTGCCTCAGTACTGATTTTACCGTTCGGGCTGGTTTTTGAGCAGATAGATCTGATTCTTCTGGGGGTAACGCTGCTGTTTTTCCTGGTGCTGCGTATTACTGGGCTTAAAACCAGAGGGGCAGTATTACCCTATCAGGTATATCTGTTCATCTTTCTTATGCTGGGGGTGAGCTCGGCCGTAGGGGCACTAGCCCTGTATGAGCACTTTGATCAACAGCTGCTGCTAAACAAGCAAACCATTGCCAATAACCTGCTGGTGGATAATGACCTGCAAGGAGAGTATTTGCTGGCAGAGCGAGCAGTTGACATGGCCCACGACCCTGGCCTACGCACCATGTTGGCTAGCCCCTTCATCAACCTGGATCTTATTCGGCAGAAAGTTGCCAAATATTACCTGCGGGGATATTTTGATAAGTATGAGGTGAACATAACGCTTTTCGGGCCTAATGACCTGGCCGTAGGGATGCCCGGCAGCCTCCAGCAAATGCGTGAATTTCTGCTGCAGCAAGCCGTTCCCACTGATCATCCCAACATCTATCTGCTACGCGGTACCACCTCGTTTGTGAGCCGGAGGTATGCGGCCTTTTTGCCCGTGCCCATGGCCGAGGGCGACACTAGCCATGTGGTGCTGGAGTTGTCATTGAAAAAGCTCACGGCCAATAGTGTGGTGCCTGAGCTGCTTATGGACCAGAAATATTTTCAGCCTGGCCTAGGAGCCGAGTTGAGCTATGCCGGCTACGAAAACAACCGGCTGGTGTACAGTGAGGGCAACTTCGACTATATAAACCAGCTGCCAAGTACCTTACTTCGGGACCCACGGCTTTACAGCACGGGGCTCTCAATTGACGGGTTTCAGCACCTGGGGGTGCGCGGCCCCAAGGGGCAAAACCGTGTGGTGGTGGTTACCACGGCCACCTATTCCTTTGCTGATTGGCTAGCCAACTTCTCTTTTTTATTCCTGCTATTCACCTGTTTCTGGGTGGTGGCCCTGGGTGGCTATCTACTGGTGCGGGGGCAATACGTAGAGCTGCTGCGCACCAACTTCAGCACCAAGATTCAGCTCTTTCTGAATTTAGGCATTCTCGTGCCGCTGCTGGTAGTTAGCATTGCCACGGCCAGTCAGGTAACTAACTCCTATAAGCGCGACCTGCGGCGCCTATACCAGCGGCGGGCCCAAGCCGTGCAGGATAACCTGCTGAAGAACCGCGACCTGCTGGCTGACTCCGCCAGCCGGGTAGATCTGGTAGAGCTGGCGGAGAACGTTTCGGGGCTGACCGAGACCGACCTGAACCTTTATAATGCGCAGGGTGAGCTGCTGGTGAGTAGTCAGCCGCTGATTTTTGAGTCGGGGTTGTTGAGTACGCTCATTAACCCGCATGCAGTGGCTGAGCTTCGGGAAGGGGGTAAGCCACGGGTCCTCCTCACGGAGCAAGCCGGCTCGCTGTCTTTCAATGCGTTGTACCTGCCGCTACGCGCTACTGCTACAGCGCCGGGGCGGCCGGGGGCGGTGCTGGGCTACGTGGGCATTCCCTTCTTCGACTCTGAAAAGGACCTGGATAACAAGCTTACCGAGCTGATTTCCACTATCCTGAACATCTTCACCGTGATGTTCATCCTGTTTCTGGTGCTGGCCTTTCTGGCCTCTCGCATCCTGACAAATCCGCTGAAGCTCATTACCGAAAAGCTCCGACAAACGACCCTGACGGGACAGAACGAACGACTGGCCTACGAGTCAGAGGATGAGATAGGCCTGTTGGTGCGCGAGTACAACCACATGTTGGTGAAGCTGGAAGACAGCAAGAAAGAGCTGGCTACCCAGGAAAAAGAGGCGGCATGGCGCGAAATGGCCCGCCAGGTGGCACACGAAATCAAGAACCCGCTTACCCCCATGAAGCTAAGCCTGCAGTTTCTGCAGAAGGCCATTCAGGAGCAGCGCCCTAATACGGAGGAGCTAATAGGTAAGATTTCTCAGACGCTCATCACCCAGATTGATGTGCTCTCGGACATTGCCACATCGTTTAGCACCTTTACCAACCTGCCCGCCATGAAGCCGGAGCGCCTGGACGTAGCCACCGTACTGCGCCGTTGCGTGGCCTTGCACCAGGGCGGGGGTAACCGTAAAATAGAAGTAAGGCTGCCGCCAGATGCTGAAGAAGGCCGCTACGTGGTTTACGCCGACGAAAACCTGCTCGTACGCACCTTCAATAACCTGCTGATTAACGCCGTGCAGGCCGTACCCGCTGATAGAATGGCGCACATAGTAGCCAGTCTGGAGCTACTGGCTGGTGATAAGGTGCGGATCTGCATTCAGGACAACGGGAGCGGCATTCCGGATGAAGTGAAGGAGAAAATCTTTGTCCCCAACTTCACTACCAAGGAAAAAGGCTCTGGTATAGGCCTAGCGGTAGC
- a CDS encoding DUF420 domain-containing protein, protein MTTNNSAVNPGNFTKYKVMAAVLGAVIPVAVAVLYFFPEVFRIEGAQVKALPKVNAVLNSLTAVFLMIGYYFIRRKDVAKHRAMMGIAFLLGSLFLVSYVAYHSQVASTKFGGEGLVKGIYYFILLTHIVLAAITVGLVLFTLYFALTEQFQKHRRIARWTYPIWLYVSVTGVIVYFMIAPYYT, encoded by the coding sequence ATGACCACGAATAATTCAGCCGTTAATCCCGGCAATTTCACTAAGTACAAGGTTATGGCGGCGGTACTGGGGGCAGTAATCCCGGTGGCAGTAGCAGTGCTGTACTTCTTCCCGGAGGTGTTTCGGATTGAGGGCGCTCAAGTGAAGGCCTTGCCCAAAGTGAATGCTGTGCTGAATTCTTTGACAGCGGTATTCCTGATGATTGGCTACTACTTTATTCGGCGTAAAGATGTAGCCAAGCACCGCGCCATGATGGGAATAGCATTTCTGCTGGGCTCTTTGTTTCTGGTATCCTATGTGGCCTACCATTCTCAGGTCGCCAGTACCAAGTTTGGCGGCGAAGGCCTTGTCAAAGGTATTTACTACTTCATCCTGCTCACCCACATTGTACTGGCTGCCATTACGGTAGGCCTGGTACTGTTTACCCTGTACTTCGCTCTGACGGAGCAGTTTCAGAAGCACCGACGTATTGCCCGCTGGACCTACCCCATTTGGTTGTACGTTTCGGTAACGGGGGTAATAGTTTATTTCATGATAGCGCCGTACTATACCTAA
- a CDS encoding SCO family protein has translation MRPRQTLVLGLILLVPVLAFLFLKSFGTNRYALPTYLPDHVDSTQVEGTWQRDTVFHQIGDFRLPAQSGREVSQAELADKGLYVASFFETSSADYQRLNTQLMRVQEKFRREPRVRMASFSINPTQDSVAALSRYAEQYGAIAGKWFFLTGDKTSLNKLATQEFRLTPAADASSQLPHSQRVFLVDKDYRVRGIYDGTSEKEINRLMTEIEVLLYTYDHE, from the coding sequence ATGAGGCCCAGACAGACACTGGTATTGGGCCTTATTCTGCTGGTTCCGGTTCTGGCTTTTTTGTTTCTAAAAAGCTTCGGAACTAACCGTTACGCGCTGCCGACTTACCTGCCCGACCACGTGGATTCCACGCAGGTGGAAGGTACGTGGCAGCGCGATACTGTTTTTCACCAAATCGGTGACTTCCGTTTACCGGCACAATCTGGGCGGGAAGTTTCGCAGGCGGAGCTGGCAGATAAGGGCCTTTACGTGGCAAGCTTCTTTGAGACCAGCAGCGCCGATTATCAGCGTCTCAACACGCAACTGATGCGCGTGCAGGAAAAGTTTAGGCGTGAGCCTCGCGTACGAATGGCGTCATTCAGCATTAATCCGACGCAGGATTCGGTGGCAGCACTCTCGCGTTATGCTGAACAGTACGGGGCTATTGCCGGGAAATGGTTCTTTCTGACGGGCGACAAAACGAGCTTGAACAAACTGGCTACGCAGGAGTTTAGATTAACGCCTGCAGCTGACGCGAGTAGCCAATTACCACACAGTCAGCGGGTATTTCTGGTTGATAAAGATTACCGCGTACGGGGCATCTACGATGGCACCAGCGAGAAGGAAATCAATCGGCTGATGACCGAAATTGAAGTGTTGCTTTACACCTATGACCACGAATAA
- a CDS encoding cytochrome C oxidase subunit IV family protein, producing the protein MANHVNTAPAHVGEIPKPNTGWIWKTFFVLVGITALEFVFVFAMDPSTLRNSIFIILTIFKAFFIVAEFMHLKHETKGLIWTILIPMALLIWLLVALVTEGNAIGAAVDNIVS; encoded by the coding sequence ATGGCTAATCACGTAAACACAGCTCCCGCGCACGTTGGAGAAATTCCGAAGCCTAACACGGGCTGGATCTGGAAGACGTTCTTTGTTTTGGTTGGTATCACGGCACTTGAATTCGTATTCGTGTTTGCCATGGACCCCAGCACGCTGCGCAACTCGATCTTCATCATCCTGACGATCTTTAAGGCCTTTTTCATTGTGGCCGAATTCATGCACCTGAAGCATGAGACCAAGGGCTTGATCTGGACCATTCTGATTCCGATGGCTTTGTTGATTTGGCTGCTGGTAGCACTCGTTACAGAAGGTAATGCTATTGGTGCTGCCGTCGATAATATCGTTTCATAA
- a CDS encoding cytochrome c oxidase subunit 3, giving the protein MSTISTTQTIPDSALDKPRTGTWDGGNEPFKASYGKLMMWFFLLSDAFTFAAFLTTYGLIRHRYAAFDEKIHGAFKFSTDYWPVPDQVFNAFPGLHGMDVPLGFVALMTMILIFSSVTMVLAVEAGHRMDKADVQKWLLWTILFGATFLSSQAWEWSHFIGGHEEPTIMADGTRFFGANLAMNQYGPVLFADLFFFITGFHGTHVFSGVCLLVYCFIATTNGTFEKRGHYEMVEKVGLYWHFVDLVWVFVFTFFYLV; this is encoded by the coding sequence ATGTCCACCATTTCCACGACGCAGACGATTCCTGATTCCGCCCTGGATAAGCCGCGCACCGGCACCTGGGACGGAGGGAACGAGCCCTTCAAAGCCAGCTATGGCAAGCTGATGATGTGGTTCTTCCTGCTGTCGGACGCTTTCACGTTCGCCGCCTTCCTGACCACTTATGGCCTGATCCGTCACCGCTATGCTGCGTTTGACGAAAAGATTCACGGCGCATTTAAGTTCTCCACTGACTATTGGCCAGTTCCAGATCAGGTGTTTAACGCTTTCCCTGGCCTGCATGGTATGGATGTTCCTCTGGGCTTTGTAGCCTTGATGACCATGATCCTGATCTTTAGCTCGGTGACGATGGTACTAGCCGTAGAGGCTGGCCACCGTATGGATAAGGCTGATGTGCAGAAATGGTTGCTCTGGACTATTTTGTTTGGGGCTACTTTCCTCAGCTCACAGGCGTGGGAGTGGAGCCACTTCATTGGTGGTCATGAGGAGCCTACTATTATGGCCGATGGCACGCGTTTCTTCGGTGCTAACTTAGCCATGAACCAGTATGGCCCCGTGCTGTTCGCTGACCTGTTCTTCTTTATTACGGGCTTCCATGGCACTCACGTATTCTCAGGTGTTTGCCTGTTAGTATACTGCTTCATTGCCACCACCAATGGTACCTTTGAAAAGCGTGGCCACTATGAAATGGTGGAGAAAGTAGGCTTGTACTGGCACTTCGTAGACTTGGTGTGGGTATTCGTATTCACCTTCTTCTACCTCGTTTAA